Genomic segment of Acidobacteriota bacterium:
GACGGGGGTGAGGCCGCACGACATGTGCGTGCGGCCGAGGGGGGCGCCTTTAGCCCCCCTGAGACAGCTAGCCCCCCTGAGACAGCTAACGCCCTGAACAAGGCGCGTCGCGACTTTTCAGCGGGCTTCGGCTTGCTGGTAGATCAGCGAGCCATCGGCAAAGGCTCGCGAATAGAAGCGGGCCGTCTCGGTCCAGCCCTGCAGGGCACCCTCGCCCTGCTGACTGACGATCTCTTCGGCGTGCTCTGCGAGGGCCTCGGCGATGGTCTGCCAGCAGGTGACGGCGAGGTCCGTGCGGTCTCGGCGGGCGACCTGACGGAAGCCGGCGAGGCGCAGCGCGTCGTCGTACTCGGCGGGTGTCAGGAGGTTGATCATGGCGTCCTCGCGCCAGATCTTCTCGCGCAGCTCGTCGGTGACCCGTGGCCCGGCGAGAATCTCGACCAGAACGAATGAACGGCCGGTCGTCAAGAGACGCCGGGCACCGGCCAACACGGCGCCGAGGTCGTCGACCAGGATGAGGGAATCGAGGGCGTAGACCAGATCGAAGGTCTTTTCCGGAGACCAGACCGTGATGTCCGCCTCGACGAAGCTCAGGCGGCCGGCGAGCTGTGGGTCGAGGCGCTGGCGGTGGGCCTCGGCCTTGGCCACCTGCTGAGGGTTCATCTCGACCCCGGTGACCTGGCAGGGGTAGTGGGTGGCGAGGTAGCGGCAGGTGTCGCCGAGGCCGGAGCACAGCTCGAGGACGCGATCATCGGGCGCCAGAGCGCCGGCGC
This window contains:
- a CDS encoding class I SAM-dependent methyltransferase, which translates into the protein MSGDSAAFRASPSPQEVAQRNRELYDGAADPVWQLAVYGPVHGGWEFTNMGGRRVLDAIGRAGALAPDDRVLELCSGLGDTCRYLATHYPCQVTGVEMNPQQVAKAEAHRQRLDPQLAGRLSFVEADITVWSPEKTFDLVYALDSLILVDDLGAVLAGARRLLTTGRSFVLVEILAGPRVTDELREKIWREDAMINLLTPAEYDDALRLAGFRQVARRDRTDLAVTCWQTIAEALAEHAEEIVSQQGEGALQGWTETARFYSRAFADGSLIYQQAEAR